GAGGTCATCCCCATCCACCAGATCGACATCCAGACTGATAACACCATCACCGGCAATACCATCTTCCTGCTTGCGCCCCTCATCATCTGCCATGTCATTGACAGGGACAGCCCCCTGTACGACCTCTCGGCCATGGAGCTCCAGTGCAGCGACCTGGAGATCATCGTCATTCTGGAGGGGGTGGTGGAGACCACAGGCATCACCACGCAAGCACGGACCTCCTATGTGACAGAGGAGATCCTGTGGGGTCACCGCTTTGTTCCCATCGTGAGCGAGGAGGAAGGCGTGTACTCCGTGGACTACTCCAAGTTCGGCAACACTACGAAGGTGGCGACGCCACAGTGTAGCGCCCGCGAGCTTGACGAGACACCCTCCATCCTAATGCAGACGTTACAGAAGAGCGAAGTCTCCCAGCAGAGCTTGCTGCGCAAGCGCAGCTCTCTTCGGCGCAACAGTTCCATGCGCAAGAATGTCTCCTTCCGACGCAACAACTGTGCCATCTTGGCGCCAAAGGTGCAGTTTGCGACGGCACAGGGCAGTTAGGATGTGGCTGTCATATGACAGCAGGTCCCATCTTCACTGAAAGTCTCCCATACCATAGGTAGGTCTTCTGTAGGTCTTTCAGCTGCTATGTTTAATTCCTTCTTATGGAAGGATATTTTCTTCGACTTGTAGTTTCCTGAAAACCACaacataatatatatgtattcacatctgtttctttttttttttttttgcttctggcCTTGCACTAAAAATACTGGGAAATGATTGCATAATTATGCTGTTAGTTAAAAGTCTTCAAGCTATTCATGTCTCTTTGAAAGCCAAAGTcactgaaaaatgtggaattGAGGATATACTGTAGGTGTTTTACCCACCCTTTTTGtgtcaaaatatatacatttaaaaattcaaattcaaattttatttgtcacatacacaaccatacacagtacgacatgcagtgaaatgctttgtACAGCTGTCCAACGtagcaatttaaaaaacaaataacaagtactaaaatgtatatacaatctatttatgcatatgtaaaagcaaaatatataaatatctataaacagatgtgcaatgaattataaaaatttgtgcagCAGAAGATGTAATGCAATATGGTGTGCaacaatgcaatgtaatgtgcaagatcGCGCAGGtagttcagtttgagtttgtgTATATGAAGTGGAATAGCAGAGGTGGAGTGGTTCCTGGAGTTGACTGGTTTTTAGTCCTTGGTGTCGTAATGGTTGAGGGCCCGAATAGCCTTaaggaagaagctcctcttcatcctctctaTATTGGCCTTTAGGGAGCGGAAGCGCTTCCCTGACTCCAACAGAGAGAAGAGTCCGTTGCTCGAATGGCTGAGGTCTTCCACTATTTTCCTGGCCTTGTTCGAGCACCGCTTGCTGTATggactgcaggtcagggagctccaTTCGGATGGTACGTTCAGCTGAGCGCACCACCCTCTGTAGAGCCcatgtgtcctgctggatgCATACGTATTTATTTCTTCCTGTTTTGTTGTTCTTTCTTTGTACGTAATGTatgttgtgtgctgctgcaaCCTAGTGCGGTTTCCCTTTGGGGATtattaaagttttcatttatgcattaattcaCTCATTTGTTCATACAGTCCATTTCTTTCAAAACGTACTTGATTGTTCAatcatgcatttaaatttaattttatgagAAACAGCAAGATTGTAGACGTTATCATAATCCTTTTAAATATCAAAGGTGTTTTCACTTACTCTCTTGCTTACTGTCATTAACCACACGTCAGGGTCAGggtgtctggagcctattctgtaagcactgggcacaaggctagggAGGGGTACATCCTTGACGGAATGCCAGGCCCATCTcacactcatacatacacatgAACTCAGATGCATTCACAcgttacaggcaatttagagcgttcagttcacctgaactgcatgcctttggattgtAGGACGAAAGCGGAGCACTCGAAGAAaaacacatagacacagggaaagcatgcaaactccacactgagctagattcaaacctatgcctgaACAGTCGAGGTGCTGTGCGGCGGCAGCGCAGTGGTGTTTTCAGAAACTTGTaatgaagcatggtggtggtcCCTGTTCAGTGTTTCCCTGTTCCCTAAAGAGGTCCACATTGAAGTTGGACTGTATGATTTCTATCTGCTGCAGAATACCAAGTACACACAGCAGTCATGCAAAAATATCCCATGCAATGAAAATCCAATCGCtgatgaaaatgtgcaaaaaaaaaaacttgcagagGGCTtattatccacacacacacacacattttcagaaccgctcgtcccatacggggtcacggggaaccggagccaacccggtaacacagggcggaaggccggagggggaggggacacacccaggacgggacgccagtccgtcgcagggcaccccaagcgggactcgaaccccagacccaccggagagcaggactgtggtccaacccactgcaccaccacaccccctcggGCTTATTATCCAGTACAATGCAATTTGTCCAGTTCTGTGCTCACTTTACTTCCACAACATTGTTTAGTACTGCAGTAATTTTGTCACCCGAGTtcaaaacttatttaaaataagtaaaaggaAGCCGTCATACCCACAACCTCGGCGCAACGAGGAATACCTGCGGCGGCTCACGGGTCAGAGACATGAAAGGTGTGTGCGCAGCAAGGGCAAACATGGAACCTTGTTCCGCCTTGCTCATTGCTCTTTGTGCGGTCATCAGCTGTCCTACCTGTCCTCAGCCTTGTTCCCCTGCCTTCTCACAACTCCTCGGTCTCCTCGACCTGTTTGTCTCAACGGATTCCGGCTTTCGGATTGTCCCATTGATTACGTTTGTTCATCGGCAACCCATGGCTTGTTTTGTGAGCCCGTTTCTTGGATTCCCTTAATAAACACAgacgctctgcacttgggtccgacggcttccttccgGAACAAAACCATGACAGAAGCACTTAAAACCCAGATAAAACATATGCCATGCTGcacacctgctgcagaaaaggagtCTTTTGGTAGCGATGCACTTTTAATTCAAAAAACGAAAACAACATTCAGCggttgtcacgtccacgcctgCACTGCAATCTACAGCATCCGACGCCAGTCGGACACCCGATGACAACGGGAGCACtcagctttaaaagaccctctcAGGCCCTTCGCATTTATGGAATCTCATTGAGTCAACCGTCCCACTTTGCACCCATGGCCCGGTCTCCTTCGTTCATGGTTCCTGTACTTcgttccctggcttctgaccattcgcctgGCCCCCGACTTCATCTACAGACCTTTGCTCCCACTCCGACCTCCGATCAACCGAGTCTTCGCCCGATCCCTCAGTTCCAActacgatcctgcacttgggtccaaccttcCCCGCGGCCTTGGTTCCGCGTGACAGCGGTGAACCGCGAAGCACTTCTTCAAAATAACTGCACAGTTTAAATATACAGTTCATAAAGATCAAAGAGacttaaaaaacattaaacaagcCAGGAATATTTTTGTTTCGGATAAAATGTTGCGATCAGtgccttttatttaaaatgacttttagGTCAGATCATTTTTGTTGTATTGTGCTCTTTCCAGAAGAAATGATTGGCTAACGTTGGGTTGTTGCATTTTGACTGGGTTCATAATGGGTCCATGTGGTAACTGCCTACTGTAGGGACAGGGAGCAAAGACACTTCAAACACAGGGCAATGTTAGAGGAGACAGTAGTACATGTCTAGATAAGCAGTATTTCTACAGctctttgttcttttaaaaacttGCACTATGTGCAAATGTACTttagtatttttatgcattaaaattaagctgcagaaaacatatttcagtcCCAGGGGCtgcagaaaacttttttttctgatttcctTAATGAGAAACATCTTAGAAATTCCTTAAAATAGTTTATTATAATTAACTAAGCCAggcccgctctctggcgggtctggggttagagtccagcttggggtgccttgcgacaggctggcgtcccgccctgggtgtgtcaaCTCTTAACACTCCACGCAAACGTATCCAGCTCACACAGCTCCTCTCTCCAACTCCTCACTCGCTCTCACACATGCGCACTCCCACACTTCTCACGTCACACGCATTCCCTCAACCACGTCCTACGATAACGAACAAATGCTGTATTAGGGTAATCAAATGgttcacaaataaataatgcacagaTTGTGAGGTGTCAAAAACTCGCCTAGCACACGTTTGCCCTTATTTGTAAACACGCCCCTTTAAGCGTACACGCCTACTTATTTGGGCGGAAGTCCACTGTCACCATTTTGCCGTATTAACTAGTAATATGGGCATCCAGATCGTTCTCgttttggaaaacatttttatcgaaatatcacacacacacacacacacacacacacacacacacacacacacaccaattaaGAGCGGATCTCCTGCATTTGATGATCTGAAGGGACAGCTCATCCGGTGAAGaattttttgcataattattgCTGGAAATACGCCGTTGTTCAAACAAAAAAGGTGTGAAGTTGAGGTCAAAGGTAATGCATTTGAAATAAGCGGCAATATACAGTTTCTTTAGTTAGTCTAGGAAAGATATTTAGAAGCAACGTTGTATAAAAacttgtgtctttttatttgaGTGAGTTTTATTTCGCGAACCAGAAGAACTGCCGATGCCAcgtgaaatgaaacaactgcCCTTCTCTTTCAGCTTTTACGGCAGATCGCTTTGTCCTACGTGGCCTTTTCAGTATACCTTTTAGGACTTACGCTGCGCGGTGTGTGCCGTTTGTGGAGGAAGCGTGTTATTGCGTTCTAACGGTGCAGTCCACTGGTCCTTTTAAAAAGAACGCACACCAGGCTCATTTGTGAGCCACGTTTATCGCAAAAAAACCTCACCTTAATGGACGACCAGGATTTTGATGGGTCGCTCGATGGGAGCAGCGGTCACTCGTCCGCGGGGAAGCACAAGATCATGAGCCCGTGCGCTGCTGGGGGTCCGGCTGCTGCAGACCCCACGGGTGACGGCCTTTGCTCGGccaagagaaagaggaaagaggCCCAGACTAGACACATCGCTGCCCTGATTCTGGCCCGGGGCGGCAGTAAGGGCATTCCGCTGAAGAACATCAAGATGCTGGCAGGGGTCCCGCTCATCGGATGGGTGCTGAGAGCCGCCGTCGACTCCGGGGTGTTCGACAGGTGAGGTGACTGTCTGCTGTGCTGTCAGAATCCACGTGTTCATTCAGTGTTGTTCATCGTCAAGGCAAGGGCGCCCGTCGCTTAATCACGTCGCAGGAATGGGTGAAGGAATCCTCCAACATGATCATGTGTTTAGTGCAGCTGGATTTGGAGCCTACATCCTCCTGGTGTGGGAGGGAAGGTGCACGCTGATTTGTGCACTATTcctttagctgttgcttttctccaaagccttgAACGTGACTTACAGTATGTTACCTGCGATTATACACCCATTATACAGCCTGGTAATTTCACAgtattgattcagggtaagtatcttgcccaagggcactgcagtagctgggattcaaacctgcagatTCCTAGTTCAAAagctgcagctgtaaccactactttGCCTGCTGCTCATGTGTACATTCTGGCTGAtgtttccttcaaagtgacttaaaattatttacccaagtTTTGCTGcatgagttcagggtaaggaggtaggattcaaacctaggtcttTCAAatgcactaaccactacgccccctgctgcaccaGATCTGAGgtctacattattattatatggcCTGTGAATGTACTGGTTATGTAAGCAatatctgtatgtgtgtgtgtttccagtgtgTGGGTCTCCACGGACCACGATGAGATCGAGAAGGTGGCGAAGGCGTGGGGAGCAAAGGTCCACCGCCGATCTCCAGAGGTGTCCAAGGACTCCACAAGTTCTCTGGAGACCATCCAGGAATTTGCCAGGATGCAGCCTGGTAAGGCTGGGAGGGTCTCTGTCAAACATGTACCTGCATTGTGACAGGGGCAGCAGATggttaagagctgctgccttgcagtgaGAGGgctagggtttgaatccctcctcgtGTTGTTGCACCGTTGAGGAAGATGCATAGCCTTCGTTGCTccaaaaaattttgaaaaagagaaaaatacacattacaCTTTtataatgacagtaataataaagtaatactGTAGTAATGATTTGTTAAATCAATATCAACGTACCCCTAACTGGCAATGTTCACTCTTGTCACCTACTGAGActagacaaaataaataaatgaaaaaggaagCCCTATGCCCCTTTACCTCACAGGATGTCACATTCTTTAGTCTCTCTATTCAGTCTGTGGATGTGtgtcatttgtgtttgtgaaatgtTGGCAACTTGTGGAAGATGTGGAATTTAATTAATGCTGCTGTGACTCACTTTTATGGTATGTTCACTTCATCCTTTTGAAGTGCCGAGAAGGAAACGATTCAGAAGACGGCACATTTTGCCATCGCTGAGCCTCGACTCTGTGCTGTTACCACATTTCCAGCCGCTGGTGTTGAATTCCTCTGTTCTTTCTTATAGACATCACTGTGTTCTGCAACATCCAGGCAACCTCACCCTGCCTGCACCCCCACCACCTGAAAGCGGCGGTCGAGATGATCACCAAGAAGGGCTACGAGTCTGTCTTCTCTGTGGTCCGGAGACACCACTTCCGCTGGGAGGAAGTCAAAGGAGGAGGTAGAGCTCATAGGTTCTAGACCATCATGGATTCTCTGACCTGATCTAATCTGAAAGGGATATTGGGatgtcatttaaatatatagtgtgtttgtgtatataaaaGAAAGTTGAAAAGTATCTGCAgtaatggttttaaaaatgcagacacTTAACCGTACGTGTGTGGCGgctacacacacatcacctgaaaccgcttgtcccatacggggtcacggggagccggagccgaacccggcaacacagggcgtaaggctggagggggaggggacacacccaggacgggacgccagtccatcgcaaggcaccccaagcaggactcgaaccccagacccaccggagagcaggacctggtcaaacccagtgcgccactgtgccccccagtGGTGGCTACACTTGACCATTAATTTATCCCTCCATCCTTTGAGGTCCTGTGACTGGTAAAAGTTTTAACGGTTGGAAAATGGCAACTGCCATTGGTAACTGCCATGTTGCGTTGTGTTACGGATACAACGCAGGAATTCAAAGATGTTGAGTCGGTGAACTTCAGCAAGGCTGGTGAACATGtccctgacctttgaccttgtgCAGAAGGCACCAGCACAAAGCCCCTGAACTTGGACCCGGCACGGAGACCCCGCCGGCAGGACTGGCCCGGGGAGCTGTGCGAGAACGGCTCCTTCTACTTTGCCACCCGTGAGCTGGTGGAGAAAGGGCTCCTGCAGGTAAACGGACGATACGGTGGTCTCACCTGAACGACCTGAACGCTTCTCTGTGCCCACCAGGAAAAGTGTTCTGCAGCACAAATATTGGTTCCTGCTTTTCCCAGGGTGGAAAGTTGGCCTACTTCGAGATGCTCCCGGAATATAGCGTGGACATCGATGTGGACATCGACTGGCCCGTGGCGGAGCAGCGAGTCCTCAGGTGCTGAAACTCATACTTTGCTATCAGTTAGCCCAATAAGAAGGTCAGTTTTGTTACGCAGTGCCTTCAGCAGTTGTGAAGTGTCAGGActccatttaaatttgtgtttgtttattcacaGAGCAGGTACGTTTTATATGTCTCATTGTATTTCGCATCTGTCCAATTTTGGAACCTATGGCAAAGAcgaaaataagtaaatgtctcGATTAGAAATATTCGTTAATGAGTGGGGactgaacacaaacatttattgttCACAAGTTTACCGGTTACGGTTTTGCTGGttttaatccaaaaataaatttcaccAGAAACAAATTGAAGTGGctgaatataaatttaaatgaggcACTAATAGAGATACtaaaaaggtattttataaaaagaataaaaaaactggTTAAAAATTGGCCAGGGTGTCGCATGAAATGCAGCACATTTACAAAAAGATCAAACTTAAAGAaattgggggagggggagcacaACGTCGGAGCTTTTTCCACTTTGTTGTTGACGAATTTGGGCGCTTTCTGGTGACGGAATGATTTCGAAATGAAAAGCGGGCAGTGAAATTAGCGCGTCgtgatttctgtttatttatttcaccttAATTTATGTTGCGCCAGATAGCGCGGCAATTGAACTTGTCCAGCTGTGAAAACTGAAGCAAACCGCTCGTCCTTGACAGTGGGACGAGCGTCCGTGCGGAGCCCTGAGCACTGTTCAGTATGTACACGGCTTCGCAGCGCGACAAAAACGCGTTGAACGAGCGCGTCCGGCCTCTCGTTTGTCAGGTACGGCTACTTCGGCGCGGACAAGCTGGACGCGGTAAAGCTCCTCTTCTGCAACGTCTCTGGCTGTCTGACGGACGGCCAGTCCTACCTGTCGGCCACGGGGGAAGAGATCGTGTCCGTCAACGGCAGAGATGTGGCCGGCGTTCGCATGCTCAAGAAAGAGGAAGTGGAGGTATATCGATGGACACGACGAATATTAACGGCGCTCGCTCCAGCCAGTCACGCGTTCGAGCTGCTTGTGCGATGTGTCTTTATCCCTCTCTGCAGTCCTGATGTGCACCGGTGGGTGAAAGGTGTTACCAGCTGAGAGCTCTTCTCCACAGGTAATATTCCTGTCCTCGAGCGATGACCCCATCCCCAAGGCCCTGGCAGACAAGTTGTCCCGTAAGATGAACTGCAAGATACGGCAGGGtgttcaggacaagcaggcCGAGGTGAAGAAGATCGTGGATGCACGGCACCTAATGTGGAAAGAGGTGGCTTATCTTGGTAAGAACATATCTCTGGCAGGGGCACTTTGGAAGCTGTGCTCATCGTTGGCATGTAAAGTGTGGGTGTGGagtgaatagatgtaaataaatgtcagtgctgAGTGTGTCTTGTATGTTAAGAGAGACTgtcaaagcatgctgggaactgACTGGGTGGCTGGGCATTCTGcctcctcaacttacgaacgACTTACGGTCGGGAACGCAAGTTTGTTCGTAAACCCACGGTCCTTTTACCGCTACGGCACAATCGCTGAAACTTTAATGCGGGTGTGTGTCCGTTTTATTCCCTGGTTAGGTTTTGTAAAACCGTAagaatttgtttaaattaatttagaaattaTTTATCAGTGTAATGGTGCTCTCtctcatatgtgtgtgtgtgtgtgtgtgtgtgtgtgtgtgtgtgtgtgtgtgtgtgtgtgcgcgcatgtgtgtcAGTATACATCTCACGCTCATTATTTGTCAATATACTGCATCTCAAGAGGTTCAAAATCTGTACCTTTTCATGTGAAAGAACAAATTGCCACCTCCTTTTTTTTGGGGACCAGGAGCACTTCATGCTGGACATTTCAGTACCACAATGATTATTTAACAGTCGTAGAATAAGGCAAAACTTTTTGCACGGTTTAAAGACATGTGAACTGAGACCGTGTGTAGAATCTGTGTGTTTTAAGCACTCGCCTGTCTTCATCCTCTCAGGGAGTGACGAACCTGACGTGGACTGCCTCAGCCTGTCTGGGGTGAGCGGCGTGCCCCAGGACGCACCCA
Above is a genomic segment from Scleropages formosus chromosome 5, fSclFor1.1, whole genome shotgun sequence containing:
- the LOC108935968 gene encoding N-acylneuraminate cytidylyltransferase-like — protein: MDDQDFDGSLDGSSGHSSAGKHKIMSPCAAGGPAAADPTGDGLCSAKRKRKEAQTRHIAALILARGGSKGIPLKNIKMLAGVPLIGWVLRAAVDSGVFDSVWVSTDHDEIEKVAKAWGAKVHRRSPEVSKDSTSSLETIQEFARMQPDITVFCNIQATSPCLHPHHLKAAVEMITKKGYESVFSVVRRHHFRWEEVKGGEGTSTKPLNLDPARRPRRQDWPGELCENGSFYFATRELVEKGLLQGGKLAYFEMLPEYSVDIDVDIDWPVAEQRVLRYGYFGADKLDAVKLLFCNVSGCLTDGQSYLSATGEEIVSVNGRDVAGVRMLKKEEVEVIFLSSSDDPIPKALADKLSRKMNCKIRQGVQDKQAEVKKIVDARHLMWKEVAYLGSDEPDVDCLSLSGVSGVPQDAPTVALNAAKYICRSPAGRGALREFAEYILLLKKKERSKLEQDRIGRDNF